The Haloferax sp. Atlit-12N region CCAGCCCGTGTGCGTTGACGACGTCGACGCGGTTGGTGACCTTGTTCACAGATTGCTGTCCAGCGTCCTCGGCGGTAGCTTGCAGGAAGCCAGCCGTATTCACGAGGACGCCCGCCGCGATTGCGGCGACCAGAACCATCGCAATGAAGACGATGAGGGTCCCGATACCGACCTGACCCCGGTCTTCTTTGATGTTTTCGAACATGGGTTGTCGTGGGTTTGGTCCCACACTCAGCGGGGAGCGGGGAACCGTCACTCGTCAACTTGGAGAGGTGCTACATAACGCTACGGCCCTCACTATCAAGATTGATATCGAACGACCGGTGCGTCGATAAGTAAAATTCTTCGCACGCCCACGCGAGACGCTAGTAGGTACTCACCTCAGAAAACGTAAGAAAAGAGTCCGGAGCCGGAGCCGTTCAGTCCTGCGTAATCTTCTGCCACACGTCGTCGAGTTTGTTCTTCACCTCCGGGCGCTCGGTCACGCTGACCGTGTAGTCGTCGCCTTCGAACCGGACGACGATTTCGTCGACTTCGCGGCGGTAGACGTTCGTTCGTCGATGCTCGTCGGAGAGAACCCGGTCGTGCAGTTCGAGGAGGCCCGCGGCCGTCAGTTCCTCGATTCGGCGATAACAGGTCGCGATGGGAATATCCAACATCTCGCTGAACTCCTGTGCCGAGTGGGGTTCGTCCGCGGCACGGAGGATGTCTGGGTTGTATTCGTTCCCCAGTGCCGAGAGGGTCCTGTCAGACTCCATAGATGGAGATTTATCAGGACGCGCGGCTTGTCAATGTGTTGGTTGTCCATCTGCCACGTTCTCAGTCATAGTAGTGAGTCCCCCACGCACGGTGACGATGGGATTATATGCCACGGCACCGAGCATCCGCCGATGGACGACGAGGACGAACGTCCTCCCAATCACCCACGGGAACAGGGTGTCGTCGGGGCGGAGGACCTGGATATCAGCCGCGACGAGCACGTCGCGGCGCTCGACACGGGCCGGTACGTCATCTCGACGGGAGAAAACAGGCCGCCCGCGCCGGTCGACGACGCCGACGACGACGACGACGGTCGTCAAGCGTCCGACGCGGCGGCCGCCACACCGCCCGGTTCCGAGGACAAAAACGAGGACGGCGAGCGCGACAAAGACGCGTCGACTCCCGAACTCGTCCTCCCGAAAGACCCGAAAAAACGGGCCGTGCTCGCCCGCCGACTACTCGCAGAGCGCGTCGGGGCGGTCAGCGCGGACCACGCGCTCGTCACCACTGCTCTCGTCGATGGCGAGGTAACCCGCCACGAAACCGTCTCCGACGACGTGACTGAGGTCGTCAACTCGTTTCTCTCGTGGTACGCCGACGCCGTTGGTAGCGCCGACACGCCGCGCGACGAAGTGCTCGGTATCCTGCTTTTAGCTTCGGAGGTGCAGGTCACCTATCCCGGCCGAGCCGTCGAAGCGCTCGCAACTGCACACGGACTCGGACGCGACGACAGCATCGGCGACCTCCTCGACGCCGTCGAAGAGACCGGCGCTTCGTTCCCGCCGCGTCGACGATGATGCGCCGGTGACAGGTCCCGGTTCGGACACCGGAGCTCCCGAATCTTCGGTCGACACGATGTGACGCGGGTGAATCGCCCGTTTGATGCCGTATCATCCTTGATAATGGGGAGGAAGGGTTTATGGTGTGATTTTCGGAAATCTGGAGGTATGGCAAGCAAGGTACTGGTCGTGGACGATTCTGCGTTCATGCGGAACCTCCTCAAACAGCTCCTCGAGGGTGAACACGAAGTCGTCGGCGAGGCCGAAAACGGGGTCGAAGCGGTGGAACTCTACCGCGAACTCGAACCCGATGTCGTCACGATGGACGTCGTGATGCCGATTCGAAACGGCATCGAAGCGACGTCCGAAATCAAGTCGCTCGACGCCGGCGCATCGGTCATCATGTGCACGTCGGTCGGACAGGAAGAGAAGATGCGCGAAGCGGTCGAAGCGGGGGCAGACGGCTACATCACGAAACCGTTCCAGAAGCCGAACGTGCTCCAGGCTATCGCCGACGTGATTCAGGCAGAGGCATGAATCTCGACGTCCGGTCGCTTCGCACGTTCAGTCGGCTCGCCCACTCGGGCGCGGAGAAAGCCGCGGGTTCGCTGACCACGCTCGCCGGCATCGACACGTATGTCAACGTCACCAAGGTCGAACTCGGGACGAAGGCGGACGTCGAAAACGAGTTCGCCGAACGCGACCTCGTGAGCGTCCATATCGGCTTTTCGGGCGGCTTAGACGGCCACACCGTGTTGGCGTTCTCGCCGGAGTCCGCAGAGCGCTTGGTCGACGCGCTGATGCCGGGTATCGACGCCACCGACGCCGAGGGCGAACTCGCCGAGAGTAGCCTGAAGGAGGTCGCGAACATCATGCTTGGCGGCTTCATCGACGGCTGGGCCGACTACCTCGACACCACCGTCGATATCACGACGCCGACCTACGTCGACGACGAAAACGACGGCCCGCTCGACCACGTCGACGCCGAGGGCTTCGACAACGGCGGCGACGACGAGCACGTCCTCGTCTTCCGTAACCAGTTGGAGGCCGCGGACAACGCCATCGAGTTCGACCTGTACATGGTGCCGACCGCTTCGTCCATCGAGACCATCGTTGAGGCGAGCGGCGAGGACGGCGCGCTCCCGGTCGAGTCGTTCGCCGCCTTCTCCGAGATGATAAACGACGGCGCGAATCAGGCCTCGGAGGACATCACGGCGATGACGGGCATCGACACGACCGTCGAGGTGAGCCGGCTGAGCTTCGTCCCCATCGAAGGGGTACCGATGTCTCTGACCGACGCGGTTCGCCGCGGCGTCGTCTTGGAGTTCAGCGGGACGCCGAGTGGCTACATCGCTATCCTCTTCGACGAGCCGTCGGCCGAGAACATTGCGAGCAGCCTTCTGCCGGGCATGGAAGGCGACGAGGCGATGCGCCAGAGCGCGATTCAAGAGATCGGAAACATCACGACCTCCGGCTTCCTCGACGGCTGGGCCAACGCGCTCGAGACGACTATCGACATCTCGCCGCCGAAGCACGTCCACGACATCGGGTCGGCCATCATCGACCCCCTCGCGACCGACCTCGCGCAGTCTCAGGAGTACGCGTTCCTCATCGATTCGACCATCCGGACGGACGATGACGAGTTCACCTGCGACATCTACGCGCTCCCCGACGAGACGGAACTGCGCAAGGCGCTCAAGCAACTCTCGCCCGCCGCGTGAACCCTCCGTAGAGGCACCTCAGCAATGCAAGTATACACCACGGACACGCCCGCGGCCCGCTCCGGTCGAATCAAGGTCGGAATCGCCGACTACGCCGTCTCCGGCGACGAGAGCACGCTGACCACGAGCGGTCTCGGCTCCTGTATCGGCGTCGCGTTGTACGACTCCGAGACCCGCGTCTCCGGTCTCGCACACGCGATGCTCCCGGAGGCGGACGACGACAGCGAGCCGGCGAAGTTCGTCGACACCGGCATCGAACTCCTGCTCTCGGAGATGCGAGCCGCCGGCGCGGACATCGACCGCGTCGTCGCGAAAATCGCTGGGGGGAGCACCATGTTCGACTTCACCTCGGCCGACGGTGACGGCAGTATCGGCGATAGAAACGTCGCCGCGACGCGAGCGACGCTCGACGGGTTCGGTATAGACGTCGTCGCCGAGGACGTCGGCGGCTCCCACGGTCGGTCGTTGGAACTCGACAGCGAGACCGGTGACCTCCGCGTTCGGAGCGCAAAAAGCGGCAACCACGTCCTCTGAGCGCTGTTTTTGCCGAATTTCGACGAGGCTCTCGACCGGAGTGAACACGTCGAACCCCGACCGCGACCGCCGAGCCGGGTCGCCAACGATACTGCCCTCGACGGCTCGGTTTTCGACCGGGGATATCAGTTCTGATAGCGTCTCGAATAGATTTATGTCGCCCCCTTCGAATGCTTTCACCGACACGGTGCGATATCGCGTGTGACACCACGGACAGCGCTCTGCGCTCTCCGCCGCCCTGAGTCGGGGGACTTGGGGGGAATCGTGCCGTCCTGAACGAGGTGACCCATGTACTTGGACCCGGACGAATACGACCCAGACGAACTTCGACGTATCGCTCGTGACGCTCCACGACCCAGACGGAACGGCGACGGCCGCTTCGACGACGGTAGATTCGATGACAGCCGCTTCGACGACGGCCGGTTCGACGAGCGGAGCCCCTTCCGGTTCGACAACCCGCTTTTCGACCGGAGCCGACAGGAGGCGTCCGAGGCGCTCCGGTCGAGCCAGCTCGAACACCTGCTCGTCCACCAGTCTCGCGGCGAGGAAGACGGCGTCGAAAAGCCGTACCTCCGCTCGCTTCCGGACAAGTACGGCGCTGAGCGCGTCGTCTTCGACTGGCTCGAGTTCCTCGTCCTCAAAGGCGGGTTCAAGCGGGCGATGGACGCCCTCCGGTACTATCAGACGGTCGACTGGGTCACGCCCGACGTCGAGGAGACGCTCCGGGATTACCTCCTCGGCTTCTCCGCTGATGTCGACGAACCGACCGACTTCGACGTCGACGACCACCTGCTGAGCCTGGTCTACGTCGCCCGTCTCTCCTCGATGGTGTGACGCCGACCGCCGGGTCTCGAACACGGTCTCTCCTTCCGACAACCGAGTGTATACCATGACTGCGCGCATCACCCGTCCGCCGAGTCCGAATCGAGTTGATACCGCATGACGAACGACAGAGCCGCCGCTAACGGCGCTGACGCGACGAACGAAGCCGACGAAAGCGGCGTGCCGACGGCCGTCGGCGTCAAGTTCGGGAGCGCCCGGACCGCGCTCGTCTTCGACGACGGCGACGCCGCGACGACGGTTCGGCTCCCTTCGTGCCTCGTCGGCGATGACGACGAAGACGAGGGCGCGCTCGCCGGCGACGGGAGCGGCCGCCACGGCGGGGAGGCGCTCCGACAGCCCTCCGAACGAGGGGAGTTCATGCTCCGCTCGGGCGTCCCCGCGACCGCCCGCGACGCCGAGCGCTTCGAGCGGTTCGTCCGCGAACTCTGCGAGCGACACGACCTCCCAGCGGAGAGCGCCGTCGTCTACGCGATGCCGACAGTCGACGACGAGGTCGGCCTCGCCAACTTCGGCACCGCGGTCGGCGAGTGCGGCATCGGTGAGGCGCTCGCACGGGGCGTCCCCGAATCGCTGTGCGCGTCGATTCCGGCGCTCGGCGACGGAATCGAGGCGGTCGACGAGGTCTTCGTCGCCCTCAACCTCGGCGCGACGAACCTCGAGGCGTGCGCGTACCGACACGGAGAGCGGTTGCTCCCGTTCGTCTCTGCGGAGGCGTCCGGCGACCGCGTCGACCAGCGCATCGCCGAGGCGGTCGAAGCCGAGACCGACGAGCGAGTGACTATCGACCCCGCCACCGCCCGCGAGTACAAGGAGACCCGCGCCGACTTCGACGGCTTCGAGCCATTTACCGACGCGGTCGAACGCGAGGCCGAGGGCGCACACGAGTTCACCGTCGAGCGGGGCGTGATGGAACCGCTGGACGACTACCTCGACAGCGCGGTCGCCGAACTCGGCGACTTCTTCTCGCGGCTGGCGAACTCGCACATGAAGACCTATCAGCTCGCTCGCGCCCGCCCGCTGGTCGTCACCGGAGGGATGGCGTGCATCCCCGGCTTAGTCGAGGAGTTCGAAGCGCGTCTCGCCGCGGAACTCGACCGCCCGGTGAACGTGGTCGTCCCCGACGACCCGGTGGCCGCCGCGGCCGAGGGCGCATACAGGCTCGCGGTGCGGCTCCGCGACGCGGCCTAAACGCTCGGCTCTCGGGTCGTCTCGTTTTCCTCTGTGACTCGTCCAGTTGGCCAGTCGCTGCGTAGCTCAGTCCGTCTCCGACTCGGTCGCCACTGTTCCGCCGTCGCTGACGGAGACCGCTCGGTCGGCGCTCCGGAGGCCGACGATTGCGATGGTCCCCCTGGGGTCGTTCTCCGCGAACCGAAGCTGACCGTTCGAGCGGTCGATTATCCACTGGACCAACCAGAGCCCGAGTCCGCTGATGTGTTGGAGCGGCGTCTCGGTCCCCGATTCGAGGACGGAGAGCTCGGCGTCGGGGACGCCCGGCCCGTTGTCGGCGATTCGAATCTCCACGAAGTCGGTCGAGGTCGCGCTGCGCTCGACCGTGACGCCGACTTCCGGAATGACGCGGTCGTTGTGTTCGAGCGCGTTGTCGATGAGGTGTTTGATGGCCGATTCGACGAGGTCGTCCGCGGAGACCCACGCCTCGTCGGGGAGGCTCCGGTGGACGATGGCCTCGGGGTAATCGGACTCGATGTCGTCCAACTGCGCCTCGATGCGCTCGACGACCTCGACGGGTTCGATTCCGGACGACCCGCGGGTCAACGTCGTGTCGATGTGGCGAGTCTGCTCGCCGAGTTCGACCAGCGACGACGCCTTCCGCTTTATGGTTCGGGCGTGGTCTTTCGACTCGGCGGGGATGCGCTCGTCGAGGAGGAGGTCAGCGTGGCCGAGGATGACGTTCATGTCGTTTCTGAGGTCGTGTCGGAGGACGCGGTTCAGCACCCGGAGGCGCTGTTCGTAGCGATGGCGACTGGTCACGTCCCGCGAGTTCAACACGACGCCGTCGACGGCGGGGTCGTCGAGGAGATTCACGCCGACCGTCTCGAACCGCCGCCACATGCCGTTTTTGTGGCGGATTCTGAACTCCGAGCGCACGGGAGAGTCGCCGGATATCACCTCGTCGAGGCAGCCTGCGACCCGGTCTCTGTCTTCGGGGTGGACGAGGTCGAGCACCGACTCGCCGACGAGCGCGTCGGTCTGATAGCCGAGGACCTCGGTCATCGAGGGGCTCGTGTAGGTCCGTTCGCCGTCCTCGTCGAGGACGGTGATGACGTCCCGGGAGTTCTCGATGAGCGCGCGGAACTCCTCTTCGGTGTGCCGGCGCTCCGTCACGTCGTAGAAGACGAGCAAGAGCGCGCGGTCGTGCGTCTGGTCGCCGACCACTTCGGAACGGATCTCGAAGTAACGGCAGGTGCCTCCCTCTTCGACGACCGCCTCAGCCCTGTCTCGACCCTCCAGAACCGTCCGGACCTCGGCCGGAACGCGAACGCTTTCGAGGACCGGCTCACCGATACACTCGTCCACCGGTCGCTCTAATAGCTCCGAGGCGGCACCGTTCGATTCGACGATTCGGTCCTGTTCGTCGAGGACGACGACTGCGTCCCGCATCTCCGAGAGAATTGCGTCGCGGGCGATAGGTGTGATGTCGAACAGCTGGTGTCTGAACAGTGCCCAGAGCACGACGACCGAACTGACGCCGATAGAGAGGGGGACCGGGTTGATTCGAATCGGGAAAAAGAACTCACCAGCGAGTGCGGCGAGGGGGATGAGACCGGCGACGACGAGAAACCCGGCCTGTCGTCGATGGATGCTCGAACTCCGGAGGTACGTCTTTCCGATGACGGTCAGCCCGGTGAGGGCGACGCCGGACCCGTAAATCACGTGTACGACAAAGGGGAGTTCCGGACCGAGCGGGACGAGATGGTGCAGACCGGCTCCGCCGGAGTTGTCCGGTGCGGTGGCCGCCCAGAGGTCGAGCGAGGACCCGAGGAGTCCGTGAGAGTTGTTCGTCAGCGCGAGGGCGATTGCGACGGCGGGCTCGATGGCGAGGAAGCCGACCACCTGGGTGGTGAGCAGCTGGTCCTCGCCGGCGTAGACGAGGGCGAAGATGAGCCATATCGTGGGGACCACGGCCGCGCCGGCCCAGGCTAGATAGGCGTAGAACAACTCGGCACCCGGCGTCGTCGCGAGAAAGGCGAAGCCGTACGCGGTGGCCCAGATACTCCCGGAGAGCGTCAGGAGCGCGAACGGGAGGCGGACCCGCCGAGAGTAGAGTCGGAACCGACCGAGGACGACGAGCGTCACGACCCCCGCGAGGATGCCCGCGGCGAACAGCGCGTACGCGTACGGGAACTGCCCAACGCTGGTCATGGGTTGGTCGTGGTGAGCATCTGTGAGCCTCTGGAACTGTTATTTCCGATGAGTGTCAAATCGGAGCGATATCAAACGTGTATCCGTTTCTGAACTTAAGCAGTTCGCCCCCTCTATCAACGATGATACTCAGTTCCGTTCGAGAGGCAAGCGGCCGGTTCGAGCGCCTCTCACGCCTCAATAAGGCCCTCATTTACCGGATAGTCGGTTACATTATCAGAGATAACATCACGGTGACTGCTGACGGTTCGCGCGCGGTGTAGAACTGTCGATATTCGGACGTTCGCCCGAACGCTTAATTCGGATGGACGCACACGCAGGGATAGATGCCGCGCGAGTCACGTCGTTCCAACGTCGCCGAAGACCCGAGCGGACCCGGACCCCGTCGGGACACCAGCGACCGGTCGTTCGACTGGGTCGACGCACCGACGAATCGGACGTGGAGCGACGTTGCCCACGAGCGTCTCCTCGCGACGACCGCGGCGGTCACGTCGGACGGCGAGCCGTTTCTCGACGAGATTCCGCGGACGCCGCGGGCCGAGCGGGTGCTTCTCGAATGGTGTGTCCACCTCGTCGAGCGATTGGGCGGCCGCGGCGCGCTGGAGATGGCGTCGTACTACCGCGATATCGGCTGGATAGGCGACGAGCCGCACGACACGATTCGCGAGCGGGTCGTCTCCTTTACGGTCCCCTCGGATTTCGAGGACGCGCCGACAGAAGAGGACCACGTCCGAAGTTTCTCCTACGTCGCCCGACTGTCGGCGATGGCCGAGTCGGAGTGAGTCATCGTCGAACTCGGCGGCCGCTCAGAGGCCGAGTTCGCGGCCGATGATAAGGTGTTGAATCTCGCTCGTCCCCTCGCCGATTTCCATGAGCTTCGCGTCGCGGTAGAACCGCTGGGGGGCGAAATCGGTCGTGTAGCCGTACCCGCCGAGCACCTGCACCGCGTCCTCGGCGACCTCGCGGGCGGCCTCCGAGGCGTCGAGTTTCGCCAGCGCGGACTCCCGGCTGACCCGCTCGCCGGCGTCGTATCGCGTCGCCGCCTTG contains the following coding sequences:
- a CDS encoding helix-turn-helix domain-containing protein; protein product: MESDRTLSALGNEYNPDILRAADEPHSAQEFSEMLDIPIATCYRRIEELTAAGLLELHDRVLSDEHRRTNVYRREVDEIVVRFEGDDYTVSVTERPEVKNKLDDVWQKITQD
- the cheY gene encoding chemotaxis protein CheY; this translates as MASKVLVVDDSAFMRNLLKQLLEGEHEVVGEAENGVEAVELYRELEPDVVTMDVVMPIRNGIEATSEIKSLDAGASVIMCTSVGQEEKMREAVEAGADGYITKPFQKPNVLQAIADVIQAEA
- a CDS encoding chemotaxis protein CheC, with translation MNLDVRSLRTFSRLAHSGAEKAAGSLTTLAGIDTYVNVTKVELGTKADVENEFAERDLVSVHIGFSGGLDGHTVLAFSPESAERLVDALMPGIDATDAEGELAESSLKEVANIMLGGFIDGWADYLDTTVDITTPTYVDDENDGPLDHVDAEGFDNGGDDEHVLVFRNQLEAADNAIEFDLYMVPTASSIETIVEASGEDGALPVESFAAFSEMINDGANQASEDITAMTGIDTTVEVSRLSFVPIEGVPMSLTDAVRRGVVLEFSGTPSGYIAILFDEPSAENIASSLLPGMEGDEAMRQSAIQEIGNITTSGFLDGWANALETTIDISPPKHVHDIGSAIIDPLATDLAQSQEYAFLIDSTIRTDDDEFTCDIYALPDETELRKALKQLSPAA
- a CDS encoding chemotaxis protein CheD yields the protein MQVYTTDTPAARSGRIKVGIADYAVSGDESTLTTSGLGSCIGVALYDSETRVSGLAHAMLPEADDDSEPAKFVDTGIELLLSEMRAAGADIDRVVAKIAGGSTMFDFTSADGDGSIGDRNVAATRATLDGFGIDVVAEDVGGSHGRSLELDSETGDLRVRSAKSGNHVL
- a CDS encoding FlaD/FlaE family flagellar protein yields the protein MYLDPDEYDPDELRRIARDAPRPRRNGDGRFDDGRFDDSRFDDGRFDERSPFRFDNPLFDRSRQEASEALRSSQLEHLLVHQSRGEEDGVEKPYLRSLPDKYGAERVVFDWLEFLVLKGGFKRAMDALRYYQTVDWVTPDVEETLRDYLLGFSADVDEPTDFDVDDHLLSLVYVARLSSMV
- a CDS encoding histidine kinase N-terminal 7TM domain-containing protein, producing MTSVGQFPYAYALFAAGILAGVVTLVVLGRFRLYSRRVRLPFALLTLSGSIWATAYGFAFLATTPGAELFYAYLAWAGAAVVPTIWLIFALVYAGEDQLLTTQVVGFLAIEPAVAIALALTNNSHGLLGSSLDLWAATAPDNSGGAGLHHLVPLGPELPFVVHVIYGSGVALTGLTVIGKTYLRSSSIHRRQAGFLVVAGLIPLAALAGEFFFPIRINPVPLSIGVSSVVVLWALFRHQLFDITPIARDAILSEMRDAVVVLDEQDRIVESNGAASELLERPVDECIGEPVLESVRVPAEVRTVLEGRDRAEAVVEEGGTCRYFEIRSEVVGDQTHDRALLLVFYDVTERRHTEEEFRALIENSRDVITVLDEDGERTYTSPSMTEVLGYQTDALVGESVLDLVHPEDRDRVAGCLDEVISGDSPVRSEFRIRHKNGMWRRFETVGVNLLDDPAVDGVVLNSRDVTSRHRYEQRLRVLNRVLRHDLRNDMNVILGHADLLLDERIPAESKDHARTIKRKASSLVELGEQTRHIDTTLTRGSSGIEPVEVVERIEAQLDDIESDYPEAIVHRSLPDEAWVSADDLVESAIKHLIDNALEHNDRVIPEVGVTVERSATSTDFVEIRIADNGPGVPDAELSVLESGTETPLQHISGLGLWLVQWIIDRSNGQLRFAENDPRGTIAIVGLRSADRAVSVSDGGTVATESETD
- a CDS encoding FlaD/FlaE family flagellar protein gives rise to the protein MPRESRRSNVAEDPSGPGPRRDTSDRSFDWVDAPTNRTWSDVAHERLLATTAAVTSDGEPFLDEIPRTPRAERVLLEWCVHLVERLGGRGALEMASYYRDIGWIGDEPHDTIRERVVSFTVPSDFEDAPTEEDHVRSFSYVARLSAMAESE